Genomic window (Daucus carota subsp. sativus chromosome 5, DH1 v3.0, whole genome shotgun sequence):
ATCTCGGCTTGCTGAAGAGCAAATCCTTAGTGCTAATCTAAATATAAGAACAGTATGCTGCACtgactttttatttgaataagttGGGCTAAATACaaaatgaatttggtcatgTGTGCTATGTATGTTTTCCTACAAACAAGTGCTTGGTAccatttgtttttaatttgtataattGCAGACTATAGTATGCAGAACATGATAATTCCGCAGAAAGTTTGTAAGTGGTACTATCACCCGAAACATCAGAAATAATCTGGTTGTTGGTCTTGCGCTTCTTGCCTTTAGCAGTTCAATAATAGCATATATCGATCAAATTTATTATAGAGAATCGAAGGATTCAATGTGAAAGCTCTGACCATATATACCTGCCCTAAACTTAGCTTATACTATGGATTTATTGGTTCATGTACCATTTTATTCTTGTTGATCTTACTTGAACTAGGTTGAccttgatgatgatgatgacttcCTTGTTATTGCATGTGATGGGATATGGTAAGTCATCTACTGTGGCCTCTTTTACATCTAACTTTTAAGTTCTACAGAAAGTTGTGGATGTTGTAGATAGTGGATTGTCGAGAtggtatatatatttacttttgtTATTGCTAGAAGTAGGATTTGTCCTCACTTTACTTTCTTGCAAAGAACTTGGTGGAAAGTGTCAGCAAGGCAACCATAAAATTACCCTTTGTCCCGGGGGGGCTAATCTCTTGTGGTAATTACAAGATGGTAGTTCATCATAATTTCCCTGTTATCCACTCCTTAACCTTTATACTCCATCTTTAGATGTCAAACAGCCAACAAAAGCACAATGGAAACATCATATTAGTAGCTTTGAAAAGATATGATATGCTAATTGACAACGTAAAGAATTAAAcatgtttaatttgtttttttaaaaagtaatgaCTTGCGTAACTTTTTTCTGCTGCACTATTTTTATGCTAGAAAACGAAAAAGAAGATGCCTGAGGCCCCGGAAAAGGACATATCTACCCCAAAACTTGCAAGAATCCTACTGATGAGgtactatattaatatatattaaattgtatGTCGCAAATATGTCAATACCATGAAttgttaaattttgatttacatTTTGCTTATTTGGATCATTGGTAGGTTGAAAATGATGCTGAAAAAAATAGTGAGAGAGTGAAGCGGAAGAAGTTGAACTGGACTTTAAAGGTCATGGACCAAACTGGTTGCTTGGGAGGACTGGACTAACAAGAAAAATCAAGAAAGCTGCCATGGAAAAGGAGAAGACAAAATCTGCAGAAGTACTATCAAAGTTATCTGCTCAAATGGAGGAGAAAATGAAAAGAAGTTGGAGAAGATATTGTGAATATTGGCTGAGGAGAatccaataaaaatattttggtcTGTGCGTGTAATTAACTTAAGAACGCACACATGTGCAAACTTTAGCCTTATTTTGCTTAAAGTTTTGCGTTTCCGTTAGACTTGGTTATGTGCACATGTTGGAACAGTAGTGATAGGACTATAGCACTACTTGTTGACTTTTTGGATTAGTGGATGTTGGATCATGTTTTGATATACCAATTAAATTTGGTGGTTGTTAATGAAATGTAAAGGTCatgccaattttttttttgttgtaaaTTAGCGTTATTGTAGAAGGGTAAATAGTTgctatataattcaaattggTTACTAAAAGTTGTTACTGCAACAAATATAACAAAACCTCATTGCAAAACAGGATTGTCGTAGATCCTAGGTATTGCAATGCTATTATATGCATTGCtgtattattcaaaatgttgccaTAAGCTGATTTTGCAACTGCAAAACTGTGTTGCAATATGGCCCCAAATTAGTTGCCATAAGACCCTATGGCAACCAGACCAAACACAACGCCTAATTTTTTCGTATTTGTTGCCATATACCTTATTGCAATGGATTTGTGCTATATAGCAATGGTTTTTTAGAGTTGCAATAGCCAATCTATGGTGTaatgattgtttttatgacCTGCACGCTATATacaacaataaaattataatatgcaGTTCAGAGGAAAATTTGCCAAATTGAAAGGGAGAGATTACTACTGCTAATTCAAAATGTTCGCCAACTTACATAAGATACAATTATTTAGCGCATCTCCAACCATGtgaaacccttagctaaaagtctaGTTGGCAtgccaaaattaaaaaatatagccaatcgCGTGAAAAAATGCAACTCCAACCACAGTCATccattgtctataattatagccatccccctatggatggctatatttgtcgaaccactacagatctgtagtgaattccacgtcatctcccgcaatttatttGCCTCCTTCTCGctgattacaaattatttattaccatcactataccatagattgcatTTAGCAACCCCTGAAAAGAGttgctatattataaaaaatcattgcaatagaatctattgcaatgattttcaaaaaatcgaCCGTTAACTTTGCCCCCGTTGCCATAGGGCCCTTTATGCAATAAATTAACACATATATTGCAACAAGTTGAAATCATTGCCAGAGCAACATATTGCAACAAATTTTTCTCTATAGCAATGACATTTAAGTCATTGCTTTTGTTTGTTCTTttattgcaacaaaatttgCAACACTTTTCTCTGGTTTAAACATTGCCATATAGCACCTGTGGCAACAAATTTTGGTCCTAATGCATTGTTATTTAAATGATTTACAATTGCAAAAACAACCTCTAAGGCAACATTATAGTCATATATTGCAAcagtatgaataaaaaaatttgacatgaccatttcataaatatattaaatccacCATTAAAGGTTCATTACAAGAACATCCCAAAAACAAAACTAAGAATGTCACCCACCACAAATCTAACCATGCCTATACAACCACAACCAAGAGCATTACTATTGTTACTGACATTGGTACAAACAATCCTATCAGTctagaaatttaaataaaatacgctaatatattattacaccagattttttatcaaaaaaatcagTAACAAAAGACGTATCATATCAAGCCCATCGTCATCGATTATTCCAAGAGGACCAGCTGTTGAGGATTCTGTGGAAACCAGCTCCCAATTAGATTGTTGAAAGCCTGGTGCAGAGCAAGTTCCTCAACATTAATTTGGTAGATTGTGCAAGTCATACAGTTCTACACAAGGCTCCAACCAAATCTGGTAGCATATTCGCACTAGTGCATGGTCTTCTAACACAAAGTAATAGAAAATGTCAAGATTGACAAACAGAATAATCAACCATAACAAGATTaccttttatttttaaacatagttaaatattaatttagtaGCCAAACAAGCTACCACTTTGCCTGATCAGATGGAAACATGCTGAACGATCAGTGAAAGAAGCAGATCCTTGCCTTTACCATCTTTGACAGCATATCCATCACTGTCATAGTATATATTATAACGAGCTGACCTGCTAGCATTTACATAAACTCAACACAAGAGCGAGACACTGGCATGTCCCCAACCGTACAGAGATAAGAATTTATTGCAAGCATCCCTGAACaaactttttcaaaaaaaaaacagttcaCATACATATTGTTCTCCCCTTGTATATCTTTGTGGTATTAAGCATCACTATGAGAACAagtaaaacaaaataaagatgTTTGAGGGTTCAGTAGTTGGACTACTAATACgaagataatttttttagaaacttactTAACGCGATAGGCGCCAAACTGATATGAAAGTATCCGGAGTTCTAACATGCTGTCATGATTAAAACCAGCAGCACGCGCACAGGTTGTGGCCATGTCCGGCTTAACTGCAGCAAATTAGCAtttccaaaatatataataagcaCCCCAAGCATAATTAGGACATTAATGATGGCAATCTAATATTACAGAAGTAGTTTGTTGttcaaataccaaaataaaCATTTTATGAACCAGCTAGAactgaatatattttaataggtgtgaaacaattaaaatatagtAAACAGATGTGCTTTTCTATTCTAAACAAATATGAAACTTCCTATAAACTATTATCCTATGTAATCCAGGTGCCATACTAATTCAATGGTGCCCAAGTGAGTATGGAATCACTTAAAATGGACctaaaaaatttgtattaataACAAAAGGTATCTCGTATAGGTGACAATAGTCAGGTGACAATAGTTTGTACTCTGTACCCCGTTAAATGTCTGTGAATTAGTGCATTAATTTTGTCTATGTGAGATAGGAATCTTGGCTCCTAGCCTTTTATGTTCCGTACTTCTGTGTTTAAATTATCTTTGATCATGTTATTGTTCTACTGCTTTTTGGCTTATCATTCTACAGATCATGCTGCAACTAAGCATTACATGGTTGATCtgtgtattttatatatatatttccacaTGTTATACTTATACATGGGGTCATCTTTTATAAAGATAATATTCAAGGGTTATAAAGACATTGATTAATTAGGCAATGTACTCCTAAAGTATGGATTCCCGAGAAGGTAATTCCAAGTCTATCATCAAATATATAACTCAAATGCGTCTTTTTCTTGCTAGTGGAGGCTGGATGAATGACTTCAGTTTCTGTATtaattagaaataatttttgtcTAAGTACTGGTTTCTGACACCATAATCAGATCTGCCAAATGTAAGATTAGAAATTGTACTGAAATCTGCCAAAGCAAATGCAGCACAAAGCTAACGAGATCTTTCTGATTGAGGAAACAttttatgttgattttttttgatattttggtCCACTGAAGTGTGGTGCAGGGCTGGTTTTGGTTTGATAATCTTAGAAGAATAACGCAGCTACTTAGAAAAAGAATAAACACATTTACAAATGCAAAATCCTTAAAATGTCCAGTAGACACTCTAATTTTTCCTTTTGTGTTGGATTTGCGGAGCAAATGTAAGATTGGATTACAACGTAGATGATGAAATCAGACGTAAATCTACTGTTGTGACTAATCTAGAGTTTAGTACATATTAAACAGGTGATACTGCAGCAAATGGTGAAAGTACACAACTCATATCCAGTGTAAAGCAAGAATACAGCATACCTTGTTTCTCATGTCATAAACATATgcatatatttcatttttttgctctttattttctttcataacTCCGTCTTGCAGTGccaatttaaatttcaaaaaaactcCACTTTTTACTAGAAATTAGGAAAACGTCTTCGGCACCTGTAAAAGAAAAGCTGTACACAACAAATAACAAGCATAAACAAcaccaaaaatttcaaattagttTAAGTAAAACCAAACTTGGGCTGTCCCTTATACTTGCAGCCCTCTGTGTTTAGGTAAAAACTGCACTCGGGCTGTCTGTTGAGGAAATTCATCGACTATCAGCTGGTGCCGAGGATATGCCAAGGATTAATTTTAGCATCATTTTTGTACACCTCGTATCCTCCTCTCTTTGAGGAATCTAATAAAAGCAATTTAAGCTCTTGCTATCAGATTCATAAATTTTCCACTGAAGCCGAGATCTATAACTTTCAACGCTTTTACGAAATCATCATATAGGAAAAGGATATGAATAAGATTCATGGAAACAAGACTATTACGAACTCTTAATTAAACAAACCTATAACCTAATTAAGAGCATAAATCTTAATTTATCGAAAATTAGACCCAATTAACAACAAATAATCGACTATACACATGTACAAACTCAATCATGTACAAACTCAAGTAAATACACATCTAAATCAGTACATACTCCGAGTTATTAGAGGAGGAAGCTAATACCTCTCTATCGCTTACTTTCTTTCATCTCTTTGGCCTTCTTATcttttgccttcttcctctctCCATCgcctctccccctccccccaCCACGCTCTCaagccttcttcttctttttcttcagtCGACATCTCTCACTCGTGCCTCTCTCTCCCCTCCCACTCTCTTTAGTCTTTTTTCCCTCTGTCGACCGAGTGTTGACCGAGTGTTTGTGAGGAGAGGTGGgctttttacttaattttaattaagtcggcaaattatttaatttatcccGCCTCTATATTTTCATTGGCCCGCCAATATTTTTGGCCCCAAAAAACATAATCTATTGCAATGATGTTCAATAACATTGCAATAGACTATTCACTCTGAAATTTGTAACGAAATTTTTATTCTATTGTAACGGTTTTTTTTGGCATTGCAATATACTTATTTTATTATCTCAATTGCAacaattttaaagaaattttcttttgaGTGGTTGCTATAGCCAATCTACGGTATAGTgcatattaaactaatatattctatttataacaatttagatattaataatatactatttttaaattataaccaaccaatatagccaatatcattaaagcacaatgtcttacaggtttagcaaattttacataatgtattgcagatccaatttagccaacgattatagccaacgccatcggagatgctcttacataaCTTGAACAACCTAACTTACATGACGTACACAACATGtttacaaaaaattgaaaaaataaatgtaCATTACAtcaaaatagataaaaaaagtCATTCAAGATTTTTTTCCCCATGCGTTACCACTAGTTGTCTCGTTTAATTCCTTTTTCACTATGTATACTGGAGCACTGATTTGAGTAAGTAGTAATCCAAGTCATTCAAGATTGTTTTCCCATGCGTGGGAGCTTATAATTGCTATTGACATCATGTTTTAGTATCTCTGTCATACAAATCATAAGTGATAAGCATATGTAATTTAAAGTGTGAATGACTGACTCCTTCATATGTTTACTCTTGTTGCCACCTTTGTGCTTACTCTGCATATCAGGATGGTTAGAGTTACTTTCCATAACTTTGAAATTACTAGCCTAATGAATTCATATTTAGTGACAATTTGTTTGATCATTTCTTTTTTCAAGCTTGTCATTGTTGTAATTTGAAACTAGATTACGAAGATATTCCTCAATCTATTTCCTTTTCCAAGACCATAATACTGGTCATCGGAATTTCTCTCAAATCTGAAATTGGGTCTTCATTTAAATCTGGAAGCATGAAAGCAGTAGACATTTTAGTTGTACTCTGAATGTTATATTGTACTTAgtcaataaaaaagaaaaatagttttaaaaaaatagtatatatatagtccAAAATAGGCCAGGTGATATCCATTGATTACCTCATCTCTAATCAATGCACTTTTATACTTAATTGCattaatatatcatttattacttGCTGATTTGTCCTCCGTGTCCAgattatttgtatataaatcactgtgatggagggagtatattataatattgtgtTTTTGTTCACATATGTTTTCACAGAAGTGAAGCACAAGAACAACACAGCTACGtgcttatgttttttatttaaatttatttcttgtaaGCACTAGTTCATATTCTATATGATATAcgtatatcaatatatattagtttatattctataagatatataatataaattatcttaTCATGTTGGTAAGAGACAGTTGGTAaggaactactccctccgttctaaAATATCTAccttttgactttttggcacgcatattaaaatgttttgattatacaattaaaaatattatttttgaattttttttttctgaataaaaatattatatcaatacttTTAGTCACAAAAAGAAAtacttgaaaataatatttctagATATCTGGTCAAAGCACTTTAAAATGTGTGCTTAAAAATCAAAAGACAGATATTaaaaaatggagggagtaaaacATAGATCATTAGTGACTAGAGATGAAACTTGACCAAAATtcaattgtatttttttattctttcatTTTGTGCTTTAATGTTTTGGTTAAGGTCAACAAGCTATTTGCAGATGGTTTTCCAGTCACCAAGTTATCAATAACTTGATAAATTTGAGCGCGATTGGATAGTCCACATAGTGGGTTTATCTTCTGTAAAATCTCAGGATACCGACACCCGGATTCGACTCTCGCTCACTCCGATAAGTATTAAAACAGATATTTATTTGTAAGACGTATAAgtctaaattgtcaaaaaattaacttgataaatttttaaatgtgGTAGTTAGCATATACACCTATTCACTCCCTGTCTAAAGTATACATTTTCACAAACTATCTGGATTATTCATGGATTCAGATGAACTAGGGAGTTTTGagttgatataatatttttttagtcaaaaacaTCAGTAGCCTCAATATTAAACTGTCCATAAACAACGTGCAgaagattatatattatatcagcTTGAGGGTGTGATCTGTCTCCTGCAATGAATTCATTAAGTCTGTTATTCACTTCAATACAACTCCCACCTGCAACTTTCTTAACACCTGTGTCCCTCATCATGTTTCTTGTTATACCAGCCTTTTTCCACTTTCCAAAAGAAGAGTATATATTAGACATGTGCGAATAGTTACCGGAATTGTGTGGCTCCATCTTGAGAAGATGTTGCATAGCTTCTTCCCCAAGTTCAATATCCCCATGAATCCTACAAGCAGCAAGAAGGGATCCCCAGATAGCTGAATTTGGTTCAAATGGCATATCCTTCAGTAGTTGCCGTGCCTCCGCAAGGCGGCCAGCACGTCCTAGTAGGTCGATAATACAGCCATAGTGCTGAACTCTTGGTTTGATCCGGTATCTCGGATACATTGCTTCAAAATAGAAACGACCAAGCTTAACCAACCCAGCATGGCTACAAGCAGAGATGACTGCTAACAGTGTGACACTATTGGGACGCACCTTACTCGTTTCCATACGAGAGAAAATCTCAAGTGCTTCTGCTGCAAGCCCATGCATTGCTAGTGCAGCTATAATGGTCGTCCATGTCACAACACTCCTATTATCCATGTTATCAAAAATCTCAATTGCCTTGTGAACGTTTCCAGATTTTGCATACATATCAATTAACGCATTGGCAAGTGGTATagttaaacataatttgttattattaatatagTTATGGATCCAGTTCCCCAACTGAAGCGCGCCCAACTGGGCAGCAGCCGAAAGAGCAGCCAGCATTGCAACTTCATCAGGCTGGACACCCTGGAGCTGCATTCTCCGAAAAATGGTAATAGCTTCACTTGGTCTATTGGCTTGAGCATATCCCGAAATGACACTAGTCCAAGTAATAACACTCTTCCCATACCATCCCTGCGGCATCTGCTCAAACAAAGACAAAGCACTATCAGGATGACCAAGTTTAGCATACCCAGCAATCATAGCATTCCAAGACGCAGCACCTCTAAATAACATTCCATCAAACACTTTCCGTGCATCCAAAACACGCCCGCATTTCAAATACATCTGTATCAATGCTGCAGCCACATGATCATCCGAATCCAACCCATTACAAACAGCTCGACAATGAATTTTTTTACCCGTATTCTCCCCAACAACAGCTTTCAAAACGAAAGAAAAAGTATAAGAATCAGGGTTTAAGCCCATGTATCGAGCCTGGTCATATACTAAGATGGCTTGTTCTGGATAAGAAACAAGTAGAGATTTAATGATTGAGTTGTAGAGATAAATGTGAGGCTGCTTATGAGATTTTAAAACGGAACAAGCATAGTTAAAGAGTCCTAGAGTGGAGCAGACTTTGACAAATTCGGTGAAGAAGAAATTGTGTCTGTCTAAGCCTGTTGTAACCATCAAGGCATGGGTTTGGTATATGTGCTTGGCTGAAGAGCattgttttacaattttttcaaGCAGTTTATGCCTCTGATAGTAGTAGTCTTGAACCATTTCCTctcaattcaaaaaaaaaaaagatcataGTACTGTTTCACAAATGACACTTGCAAGTTGAAAATGGAAAGATCAAACAGAAATTTTAGCAGAATTAAAGAACGAGGGGTGAGTGACTGTACATAATTTTGGTCCAAACTAAAATTTTGGTCCGGTT
Coding sequences:
- the LOC108221423 gene encoding pentatricopeptide repeat-containing protein At5g56310 — protein: MVQDYYYQRHKLLEKIVKQCSSAKHIYQTHALMVTTGLDRHNFFFTEFVKVCSTLGLFNYACSVLKSHKQPHIYLYNSIIKSLLVSYPEQAILVYDQARYMGLNPDSYTFSFVLKAVVGENTGKKIHCRAVCNGLDSDDHVAAALIQMYLKCGRVLDARKVFDGMLFRGAASWNAMIAGYAKLGHPDSALSLFEQMPQGWYGKSVITWTSVISGYAQANRPSEAITIFRRMQLQGVQPDEVAMLAALSAAAQLGALQLGNWIHNYINNNKLCLTIPLANALIDMYAKSGNVHKAIEIFDNMDNRSVVTWTTIIAALAMHGLAAEALEIFSRMETSKVRPNSVTLLAVISACSHAGLVKLGRFYFEAMYPRYRIKPRVQHYGCIIDLLGRAGRLAEARQLLKDMPFEPNSAIWGSLLAACRIHGDIELGEEAMQHLLKMEPHNSGNYSHMSNIYSSFGKWKKAGITRNMMRDTGVKKVAGGSCIEVNNRLNEFIAGDRSHPQADIIYNLLHVVYGQFNIEATDVFD